From a single Chloroflexota bacterium genomic region:
- a CDS encoding D-cysteine desulfhydrase family protein, with translation MQRTSFTEADLRQAIDQLPRVHLGVLPTPLEEAARLSDSLGGPPIFFKRDDLTGLALGGNKTRHLEFILGEALQQGADTIITGASIQSNFCRQTAAACAKLGLRCILYLNGEEPNAPQGNLLLDHLTGADVRLVQVRQLPDLIALCEQAALEERQAGRKPIVVDLWRGIASLGSVSYVDCALELKDQLEELGLLRVSIYLSSATATQGGLVLAAQALGLDWRIVGISPIRTDLIPAEVVANLANEAAQRLKLELHVSAADIENQEEHIGPGYALPTEESREALELVAGTEGIILDPVYTAKAMAGLIDHIRAGALDPSRPVIFLHTGGTPALFAFNHWFADPQ, from the coding sequence ATGCAACGCACTTCATTCACCGAAGCCGACCTGCGCCAAGCAATCGACCAACTGCCCCGTGTGCATTTGGGGGTGCTCCCCACGCCCTTGGAAGAAGCCGCGCGCCTCTCTGACAGCCTTGGCGGGCCGCCAATCTTCTTCAAGCGCGACGACCTCACCGGGCTCGCTCTTGGCGGCAACAAGACCCGCCATCTTGAGTTCATCTTGGGTGAGGCGCTGCAGCAGGGAGCAGACACCATCATCACAGGTGCTTCGATTCAATCGAATTTCTGCCGCCAGACTGCCGCGGCCTGCGCCAAGCTTGGCCTGCGTTGCATCCTCTACCTGAATGGCGAAGAGCCAAACGCGCCTCAGGGCAACCTCCTGCTCGATCACCTGACAGGAGCGGACGTACGCCTTGTGCAGGTGAGGCAACTTCCCGACCTCATTGCGCTCTGCGAGCAGGCGGCTCTTGAAGAGCGCCAGGCGGGCCGAAAACCAATCGTCGTAGACCTCTGGCGCGGTATTGCCAGTTTGGGATCAGTCTCGTATGTCGATTGCGCGCTTGAGCTGAAGGATCAATTGGAAGAGCTTGGCTTACTGCGAGTCTCAATCTATCTTTCCTCTGCCACTGCCACACAAGGAGGTCTGGTGCTGGCGGCGCAAGCCCTTGGCCTCGATTGGCGGATCGTGGGCATTAGCCCCATTCGCACGGATCTCATACCAGCAGAGGTCGTAGCAAACCTGGCAAACGAAGCCGCCCAGCGCCTCAAGCTCGAACTGCATGTTTCTGCAGCCGACATCGAGAATCAAGAAGAGCACATTGGCCCGGGCTATGCCTTGCCCACAGAGGAGTCTCGAGAGGCTCTTGAGCTGGTAGCCGGTACGGAGGGCATCATCTTGGATCCCGTATATACTGCCAAGGCCATGGCCGGTCTCATCGACCATATCCGGGCCGGGGCGCTCGATCCGTCGCGGCCGGTCATCTTTCTGCACACCGGCGGCACGCCCGCGCTCTTTGCCTTTAACCACTGGTTTGCAGACCCGCAATAA
- a CDS encoding adenosylcobinamide amidohydrolase, whose translation MTRNFESEMLLEGVTLSRSANVVRVASRTPLRVLGCASIGDDLALTRNIVAMSALEAPELPESSQQLHNWAIQAEIHEPYVGVVTSGCVDNYVQISEAAPKWSITVLLFADLSSPCSAGNASPSNQDAGGGIDIIILTDASLSMGAMVSATITATEAKVRALVDNRITTEAGNIATGTPADSVIIACLSKGERIQRAGPTTEIGYLVGKVVHEGLTRVLQFEDTQ comes from the coding sequence ATGACTCGTAACTTCGAAAGCGAAATGCTGCTCGAAGGTGTTACCCTCTCGCGGTCTGCCAATGTAGTACGTGTTGCCAGCAGGACACCCCTGCGAGTGCTGGGTTGCGCAAGCATTGGGGACGACCTTGCGCTCACGCGAAATATTGTGGCTATGTCAGCGCTCGAGGCGCCGGAATTGCCGGAGTCCAGTCAGCAGTTGCACAATTGGGCAATTCAGGCGGAAATTCACGAGCCGTATGTAGGAGTTGTTACGTCGGGGTGCGTGGATAACTATGTGCAGATTTCAGAGGCGGCGCCAAAGTGGAGCATTACGGTGTTGCTCTTTGCGGATCTCTCGTCGCCGTGTTCTGCCGGCAATGCATCGCCAAGCAATCAGGATGCCGGGGGCGGAATTGACATAATTATTCTCACTGACGCAAGCCTTTCCATGGGCGCTATGGTAAGCGCGACAATCACGGCTACCGAAGCGAAAGTGCGGGCGCTAGTGGACAATCGCATTACGACGGAAGCGGGAAATATCGCGACGGGTACCCCGGCTGATAGTGTCATTATTGCCTGTTTGAGCAAAGGCGAGCGGATACAACGGGCCGGGCCCACAACGGAGATTGGCTACCTCGTCGGCAAGGTTGTGCACGAGGGACTCACCCGTGTTCTGCAATTTGAGGACACTCAGTGA
- the folE gene encoding GTP cyclohydrolase I FolE: MRQEFTPAQHKADESSVETSVDSRRIERAVQEILLAIGEDPEREGLRETPRRIAQAYAFLFSGLSRDPAAAIDASFHEDYEGMVVLKDIQFFSMCEHHLLPFWGMAHVGYLPSGQIVGASKLARVIEALAKRPQLQERLTDDAAATIAKVIKPRGVAVVVEAEHMCIAMRGIQKPGSRMITSAMRGLFLSDPRTRNEFMAIATGQR, translated from the coding sequence ATGCGCCAAGAATTTACACCGGCCCAGCATAAGGCGGATGAAAGCAGCGTGGAGACGTCAGTCGATTCTCGCCGCATTGAGCGCGCGGTACAGGAAATCTTGCTGGCAATAGGTGAGGATCCGGAACGTGAGGGACTGCGTGAGACCCCCCGACGTATAGCACAGGCCTACGCGTTCTTGTTCTCGGGACTCTCTCGAGATCCGGCTGCCGCCATAGACGCAAGTTTCCACGAAGACTACGAAGGGATGGTGGTGCTGAAGGACATTCAATTCTTCTCAATGTGCGAGCACCACCTGCTTCCCTTTTGGGGAATGGCCCACGTGGGGTACCTGCCCAGCGGCCAAATCGTGGGAGCGAGCAAGCTCGCGCGCGTAATTGAAGCGCTGGCAAAGCGGCCGCAACTTCAGGAACGACTCACCGATGACGCTGCGGCGACGATTGCCAAGGTGATCAAGCCCCGGGGCGTGGCAGTTGTCGTCGAGGCAGAACACATGTGCATTGCAATGCGTGGCATCCAAAAGCCTGGATCGCGCATGATTACCAGTGCAATGCGCGGCCTCTTTCTTTCAGACCCGCGCACACGCAACGAGTTCATGGCCATTGCTACGGGTCAGCGCTAG
- a CDS encoding bifunctional folylpolyglutamate synthase/dihydrofolate synthase, with amino-acid sequence MDYGESLQYLYSFVDWERGIGYGVNAPPRFTLDRIGALLRLLNNPQERFPSIHIAGSKGKGSTAAIIESVLRAAGLRTGLYTQPHLHTFRERVRINNKPVSSQEFTRLVERIVPAVDALKSDRPDLGDPTTYELATALGFLCFAEAAVDMAVVEVGLGGRLDATNVITPHVSVITSISLEHTAILGDTLDAIAREKAGIVKDNGVLVHAPNPANVTEVFRQTCLERRARIIAAEESRCEPITPRGTPDYSARACSNIHPHNEYGAGSEPVEGSSIHGSTGSPRTDYSEDSGQSAFPTANEAKPGWEFPVQTCKIRVLEEECVVRFPLRGRHQRTNLSVALAVVDELAAQGLPLSSASVRAGIESVQWLGRFEHLSARPLVIADGAHTPDAMKHLRQTLAEHYPGRRIHCVLGTTQDKSVKQLLDVLVPAIERLIVCRSRHPRAQEPRVIAAAAAGKVPITQAESVEQAISMGLDSMCSEDVLCATGSLFVAAEAREAFGLAEFVDPPLDRRRKL; translated from the coding sequence ATGGATTACGGGGAGTCGCTCCAATACCTCTACTCCTTTGTCGACTGGGAGCGCGGCATTGGGTATGGCGTTAATGCTCCACCTCGCTTTACCCTCGACCGCATCGGCGCGCTGCTGCGCCTCCTGAACAATCCGCAGGAACGCTTTCCCAGCATTCACATCGCCGGCAGCAAGGGGAAAGGGTCTACGGCAGCGATCATTGAGTCCGTGTTGCGCGCTGCCGGCCTTCGCACAGGCCTCTATACGCAGCCGCATTTGCACACGTTTCGCGAGCGTGTGCGCATCAACAACAAGCCTGTATCTTCCCAGGAGTTCACGCGGCTGGTTGAACGCATCGTCCCAGCAGTGGATGCGCTAAAGTCGGACCGGCCCGATCTTGGCGATCCGACGACGTACGAATTGGCAACCGCCCTGGGATTCCTTTGCTTTGCCGAAGCGGCGGTAGACATGGCCGTGGTCGAAGTCGGTCTGGGCGGGAGACTAGACGCAACCAATGTCATTACGCCGCACGTCTCCGTGATCACATCGATCAGCTTGGAACACACCGCAATTCTTGGCGACACGCTTGATGCCATCGCCCGCGAGAAAGCGGGAATTGTTAAGGACAACGGCGTGCTGGTGCACGCGCCGAATCCAGCCAATGTGACAGAGGTGTTCCGGCAAACCTGCCTCGAGCGGCGTGCCAGGATCATAGCGGCAGAAGAGAGCCGATGTGAGCCCATCACCCCTCGAGGTACTCCTGACTATTCGGCTCGTGCTTGTTCCAACATTCACCCTCATAACGAGTACGGGGCAGGCTCTGAGCCTGTCGAGGGGTCGTCCATTCATGGTTCGACAGGCTCACCACGAACGGACTATTCGGAAGATTCTGGTCAGTCTGCCTTCCCCACTGCTAACGAAGCGAAACCCGGTTGGGAATTTCCTGTACAGACGTGCAAGATTAGGGTGCTGGAAGAGGAGTGTGTAGTGCGCTTTCCGCTGCGCGGTCGACACCAGCGGACCAATCTCAGTGTTGCTCTTGCCGTAGTAGATGAGCTTGCAGCCCAGGGACTGCCACTTTCGTCCGCGTCAGTGCGCGCGGGAATTGAGAGCGTGCAGTGGCTGGGACGATTTGAACACTTGTCCGCTAGGCCTCTTGTCATTGCCGACGGCGCGCACACTCCCGATGCCATGAAGCATTTGCGCCAGACCCTGGCGGAGCACTATCCTGGGCGTAGGATTCACTGTGTCTTAGGGACGACCCAAGACAAGAGTGTCAAGCAACTGCTGGACGTCCTAGTGCCGGCAATTGAGAGGCTCATCGTGTGCCGATCGCGGCATCCCCGCGCCCAGGAGCCTCGTGTTATCGCGGCGGCAGCCGCAGGCAAGGTACCGATTACGCAGGCGGAAAGCGTAGAACAGGCTATCTCGATGGGGTTGGATAGCATGTGCTCCGAAGATGTCCTCTGTGCGACGGGTTCGTTGTTTGTGGCCGCGGAGGCGCGAGAAGCTTTTGGCCTTGCCGAGTTCGTCGACCCGCCGCTCGATCGACGTCGAAAACTGTAA
- a CDS encoding histidine phosphatase family protein, which produces MVRLLLVRHCQSTWNSQGRIQGQQDPPLSAEGAIQAKALGERLRNETLDGIYCSDLARGYETAQAIASPHDLTCVRDCDLRERSYGVWEGQPLADLMANTADWQQHQHDPDWAPDGAENGPALYQRTQAALRRIVHRHEGQTVVVVMHGGGLRMYFCHLFGLSLDHYWQVSVAHASLSIVDWQETLPTLILWNDSHHVTRIPAASTIY; this is translated from the coding sequence ATGGTAAGACTCCTCCTCGTCCGCCATTGTCAGTCGACGTGGAATAGCCAGGGACGCATCCAAGGCCAACAAGACCCCCCGCTTTCGGCGGAGGGCGCAATCCAGGCGAAAGCACTGGGAGAACGTCTGCGGAATGAGACTCTGGACGGCATCTATTGCAGCGATCTTGCGCGCGGCTATGAGACTGCGCAGGCGATCGCTTCCCCACACGACCTCACGTGCGTGAGAGATTGCGATTTGCGCGAGCGTAGCTATGGGGTCTGGGAAGGCCAACCGCTGGCCGATCTCATGGCGAATACCGCAGACTGGCAGCAACATCAGCACGATCCGGACTGGGCTCCGGATGGGGCCGAGAATGGCCCCGCTCTCTACCAGCGGACCCAAGCGGCTCTACGCCGCATTGTCCATCGGCATGAAGGACAGACGGTCGTGGTCGTGATGCACGGAGGCGGTCTAAGGATGTATTTCTGCCATCTCTTCGGCCTCTCTCTCGACCACTACTGGCAAGTCTCCGTCGCGCATGCCAGCCTTTCGATAGTTGACTGGCAAGAGACATTGCCTACTTTGATCCTGTGGAATGACTCCCATCACGTCACCAGAATCCCAGCCGCAAGCACCATTTACTAG
- a CDS encoding nicotinate phosphoribosyltransferase — MPRQRRSRLRHWDECAAAALFTDLYALTMVQAYFIEDMKQTAVFDFFMRRLPDRWNYVIACGVADVLQMLEDLSFSAEELDYLRDLGEFSPEFLEYLADFQFTGDVYALPEGTVAFPLAPLVEVVAPLPEAQLVETLLINQVHFQTLMASKAARIVQAARGATVVDFGTRRAHGMDSAIKGARAFHVAGVAATSNVLAGKIYGIPVRGTMAHSYIQAHDDEFEAFRSFVSLYPDTILLVDTYDTLAGVRKVVRLAHEMGSEFQVRAIRLDSGDLATLSHASRQILDEAGLHRVEIFASNNLDEYAISGLVSQDAPIDGFGVGTRMSVSSDAPTIDCAYKLVSYGGRGRMKLSAGKSSLPGRKQVYRFQEGGTMVRDVIALADENVSEGTPLLVPVMRGGKRLRAGCSNLAAARKRAQQQRQALPPRLHALEKVDPPFPVEVSAALAAERERLRAELAQPRE, encoded by the coding sequence ATGCCGCGCCAGCGACGAAGTCGGCTGCGCCACTGGGATGAATGCGCCGCCGCTGCCTTGTTCACCGACCTCTATGCCCTCACCATGGTTCAGGCATATTTTATCGAGGACATGAAACAGACGGCGGTTTTTGATTTCTTCATGCGTCGTCTGCCTGACCGGTGGAACTACGTCATCGCGTGCGGCGTCGCCGATGTTCTCCAGATGCTAGAGGATCTTTCCTTTTCTGCTGAGGAGCTTGACTACCTAAGAGACTTGGGAGAATTCTCTCCAGAGTTTCTCGAGTACTTGGCGGACTTTCAATTCACCGGTGACGTGTACGCCTTGCCCGAAGGAACTGTGGCCTTTCCTCTGGCGCCGCTAGTGGAGGTTGTTGCGCCGCTCCCAGAGGCGCAGCTAGTGGAGACGCTTCTCATCAATCAGGTTCATTTTCAAACTCTCATGGCATCGAAAGCGGCGCGCATCGTGCAAGCGGCGCGAGGAGCTACCGTCGTTGATTTTGGGACGCGCCGGGCGCACGGCATGGACTCGGCGATTAAGGGCGCACGCGCCTTCCACGTGGCGGGTGTGGCGGCAACTTCCAACGTGCTTGCCGGCAAGATCTATGGCATTCCGGTCAGAGGCACCATGGCGCACAGTTACATTCAAGCGCACGATGACGAGTTTGAAGCCTTCAGATCATTTGTATCCCTCTACCCAGATACAATTCTGCTGGTAGACACCTACGACACGTTGGCGGGTGTGAGGAAAGTCGTCAGACTTGCTCATGAAATGGGAAGTGAGTTTCAGGTGCGCGCGATCCGCCTGGATTCCGGCGATCTGGCCACGTTGTCGCATGCCTCTCGGCAAATCCTGGATGAGGCTGGTCTTCACCGCGTGGAGATCTTTGCCAGCAACAACCTCGATGAGTATGCGATTTCGGGCCTAGTGAGCCAGGATGCCCCGATCGACGGCTTTGGCGTGGGCACCCGCATGAGCGTCTCCAGCGATGCGCCCACGATCGACTGTGCCTACAAGCTCGTTTCATATGGAGGCCGCGGCCGCATGAAGCTCTCCGCCGGCAAGTCTTCGCTCCCCGGCCGCAAGCAGGTCTATCGATTCCAAGAGGGCGGTACAATGGTGCGAGACGTCATTGCATTGGCTGACGAGAATGTGAGCGAAGGCACGCCGCTGCTCGTTCCCGTGATGCGAGGGGGTAAACGCCTGCGAGCAGGCTGTAGCAACCTGGCTGCGGCGCGGAAGAGAGCGCAGCAGCAACGGCAAGCGCTGCCGCCGCGATTGCACGCTCTTGAGAAAGTAGACCCGCCGTTTCCGGTCGAAGTGAGTGCGGCGCTGGCGGCCGAGCGAGAACGGCTGCGCGCGGAGCTTGCACAGCCGCGGGAGTGA
- a CDS encoding site-2 protease family protein produces the protein MAGSVRLGHLFGIPVAIHFTWLIAAGLVTATLSLAIFPFDRPGMSAPVYWLIGSTASALFFSSVVAHELCHALVARHLGIPVRGITLFVFGGVSTIAREARKPMHELLIASAGPACSLALFFTLFVLQRLMQPHWALGSRVVFYLSLANLFFTLFNLIPALPLDGGRALRAAIWYVTGSFKLATKIAALMGHLLGFALIGFALYTVAVHAEWVQGGLLILLGWFVHSAAEMAQQNALDRDLTAGVTLADVPKSKVAFVAPETPLQNLIYDHLLAEDSAPSVLAVMRRRSLLGIITAKEIRRVPSIHWSHTQAQDVLVESSPQAFLAPATPLEEALEYMEVERLGYVVVANGEEEHLEAVSYNDMVQFLHRKREELRKGMAVEHP, from the coding sequence ATGGCCGGATCTGTGCGGCTGGGGCATCTCTTCGGAATTCCCGTGGCAATCCACTTTACCTGGCTGATTGCGGCCGGTCTGGTAACGGCAACCCTTTCTCTCGCTATATTCCCATTCGATCGTCCGGGAATGTCAGCGCCCGTCTATTGGCTCATAGGATCCACAGCCAGCGCCCTGTTCTTTAGTTCGGTCGTAGCCCACGAGCTATGCCATGCGCTGGTGGCGCGGCATCTTGGCATTCCGGTGCGAGGCATTACGCTCTTTGTCTTCGGCGGCGTTTCCACAATTGCGCGCGAAGCGCGGAAGCCCATGCACGAATTGCTCATAGCCAGCGCCGGTCCCGCTTGCAGCCTCGCGCTATTCTTCACACTCTTTGTCTTGCAGCGTCTCATGCAGCCCCACTGGGCACTCGGCAGCAGGGTGGTCTTCTACCTGAGCCTGGCAAATCTCTTCTTCACCCTCTTCAATCTTATACCCGCATTGCCGCTGGATGGCGGGAGAGCCTTGCGCGCCGCCATTTGGTACGTTACCGGGAGTTTCAAGCTTGCCACGAAGATCGCGGCGCTCATGGGACACTTGCTTGGCTTCGCCCTCATTGGGTTCGCTCTGTATACTGTCGCGGTTCACGCCGAATGGGTGCAAGGCGGACTGCTCATCCTGCTTGGCTGGTTCGTACACAGCGCGGCGGAAATGGCCCAGCAGAACGCTCTCGATCGAGACCTGACTGCCGGAGTGACCTTGGCTGACGTGCCCAAAAGCAAGGTTGCCTTTGTCGCACCCGAAACGCCGCTGCAGAATTTGATTTACGACCATCTTCTCGCCGAGGACTCTGCACCGAGCGTCCTTGCCGTCATGCGCCGGCGATCGCTCCTCGGCATCATCACGGCGAAAGAGATTCGGCGGGTACCAAGCATTCATTGGTCCCACACGCAAGCACAAGACGTATTGGTTGAAAGTTCGCCGCAGGCATTCTTGGCCCCGGCAACACCGCTCGAAGAGGCCCTGGAGTATATGGAGGTAGAGCGATTAGGCTACGTGGTGGTGGCGAACGGTGAAGAGGAGCATCTAGAAGCCGTCAGCTACAATGACATGGTCCAATTCTTACACCGCAAGCGGGAAGAACTCCGTAAGGGTATGGCGGTTGAGCATCCGTGA
- a CDS encoding ATP-dependent DNA ligase produces MSSTAEVTESVEEKAALFFHQLTAYFAELDATRSRIRMMELLADLFTKTRPDEMDRVIYLLQGRVAPLYAPIEFGVGEQLTAEAVAEGTGATLEDVHQRFSEIGDYGLVAEERIEREQGSLTVVQVFERLTDIALTEGEGSVAKRVSLLADLLRQVGKQEVRYLLRIPLGRLRLGVGDPTVMDALSYARTGSKDHRASIERAYSICSDLATVAKDYWRAGVDGLQDINIVVGTPVIPAASERVKSMEDLVVRLGRCAVEPKFDGIRCQVHFDGENVTMYSRHLENFSGMFPDVVAAVREQAAGHTFIADSEALAYDVETGAFLPFQMTTQRRRKHNVDEMAEKLPLRVVLFDLLYLDGADLTRQPYTERREKMLGFLQEGQVLQVTENIETDSVAAIEAFFADKVEHGLEGVMAKKLDSVYQAGRRSFDWIKMKRSYQGELSDTVDCVVLGYWYGKGARSKLGIGALLLGVYDKDRDLFVTISRLGTGFSEEEWVQMRELLDKETSEEKPARVEAEIEPDVWSNPGYVVEIQADEITRSPTHTCGKQNGDDLGYALRFPRVVGFVREDRGPEDATSVQEVAALYSVQIAKAKK; encoded by the coding sequence ATGTCCTCGACCGCAGAAGTTACCGAATCGGTTGAAGAAAAGGCTGCCCTCTTCTTTCATCAGTTGACTGCGTATTTTGCGGAACTCGATGCGACGCGCAGCCGCATCCGCATGATGGAGCTCCTGGCAGACCTCTTTACGAAAACCCGCCCGGACGAGATGGATAGAGTGATCTATCTGTTGCAGGGACGCGTTGCGCCGCTCTATGCTCCCATCGAATTCGGCGTTGGCGAGCAGCTAACTGCTGAGGCTGTGGCAGAAGGTACCGGAGCGACCCTTGAAGACGTTCATCAGCGGTTCAGCGAGATTGGCGACTATGGCTTGGTGGCGGAAGAGCGGATCGAACGGGAGCAGGGCTCGCTCACCGTTGTGCAAGTATTCGAACGCCTGACCGACATTGCTCTGACGGAAGGCGAAGGTTCCGTCGCAAAGAGAGTGTCGCTCCTGGCTGATTTGTTGCGGCAGGTGGGGAAACAAGAGGTGCGCTATCTCTTGCGCATCCCCCTCGGACGCCTGCGGCTGGGTGTCGGGGATCCTACGGTCATGGACGCCCTCTCGTATGCCCGCACAGGATCCAAAGACCATCGCGCGTCCATTGAGCGCGCCTATAGCATCTGCTCCGACTTGGCTACGGTTGCCAAAGATTACTGGCGTGCCGGCGTAGACGGACTGCAGGATATCAACATCGTGGTCGGCACTCCCGTTATTCCAGCGGCGTCCGAACGGGTGAAGTCTATGGAAGACCTAGTCGTCCGCCTCGGCCGTTGCGCTGTGGAACCGAAATTCGATGGCATCCGGTGTCAGGTGCACTTCGACGGCGAAAACGTCACCATGTACTCGCGCCACTTGGAAAACTTCAGCGGCATGTTTCCGGATGTGGTTGCGGCCGTACGCGAGCAGGCAGCCGGCCACACGTTCATTGCCGATTCTGAAGCCTTGGCGTATGACGTGGAGACCGGCGCCTTTCTTCCTTTCCAAATGACAACGCAACGGCGGCGCAAGCACAATGTGGATGAGATGGCGGAAAAACTTCCACTTCGTGTTGTGCTCTTCGATCTTCTCTACCTCGACGGCGCCGACTTGACCCGACAACCGTATACCGAACGGCGTGAGAAGATGCTGGGCTTCCTGCAGGAAGGTCAGGTCTTGCAGGTTACGGAGAATATCGAAACGGATAGCGTCGCCGCAATCGAGGCGTTCTTTGCCGATAAAGTCGAACACGGCCTCGAGGGAGTCATGGCCAAGAAGCTGGATTCAGTCTACCAAGCCGGCCGCCGCAGCTTCGATTGGATCAAGATGAAACGGTCGTACCAAGGCGAGTTATCCGATACGGTGGACTGCGTCGTTCTAGGGTATTGGTATGGTAAAGGCGCGCGCTCGAAACTCGGCATCGGGGCTTTGCTCCTGGGTGTGTACGACAAGGATCGCGATCTGTTTGTGACGATTTCACGTCTCGGCACCGGTTTCTCAGAGGAGGAATGGGTGCAGATGCGCGAATTGCTGGACAAAGAGACGTCGGAAGAGAAGCCGGCACGGGTGGAAGCCGAGATTGAGCCTGACGTTTGGAGCAATCCCGGTTATGTGGTGGAGATTCAGGCTGATGAGATTACGCGCAGCCCCACCCACACGTGCGGCAAGCAGAATGGCGACGACTTAGGCTATGCGCTGCGCTTCCCACGAGTTGTGGGGTTCGTGCGCGAAGACCGCGGCCCGGAGGACGCGACATCAGTGCAGGAGGTTGCAGCACTCTACTCGGTGCAGATCGCAAAAGCGAAGAAGTGA